The Actinomycetota bacterium genomic interval TCGGCCTGATCAAGGGCCTCGCCGTCACCCTCCGGCACATGCTGAAGCCTGCGATCACCATCCAGTACCCGGATGAGATCGACGAGCTTCCCGCACGCTCCCGCGGCGTCATCGCCCTGAAGGAGGAGAACTGCACCGTCTGCATGCTGTGCGCCCGCGAGTGCCCGGACTGGTGCATCTATATAGAAGGACACAAGGAGGCCCGGGAGAGCGTGGCCGGCAAGAGGGCGAAGAAGTTCAATGTCCTGGACCGGTTCGCCATCGACTACGCCCTCTGTATGTACTGCGGCATCTGCGTCGAGGTCTGCCCGTACGACGCCCTGTTCTGGGGGCAGGAGGACAACTACTCCGAGCACGACGTCCTCCAGCTGACCCACGAGAAGGAAACCCTGAACCAGTGGATGTACAACGTGCCGCCCCCGGTGGAGCTGGAGCTGGGCGCCATGGGGCCCGAGGTCAAGCCGCTTCCCGCCGCGGCGCCCGCCGCCGAGGCTGCCCCGGCTCCCGCCAAGGAAGGGGCGTAGCTTGCAGGGACTGATTTTCCTGGTCGTCGCCGCCACGTCGGGCTTCGCCGCGATCCGGCTGGTGACCAACAAGAACCTGGTCCACGCCGCCCTGTACCTGGTGGTGACCCTGATGGGCATGGCGATCATCTTCCTGCTGCTCACGGCCGAGTTCGTCGCCTGGGTGCAGGTCCTGATCTACGTCGGCGCGGTGATTGTGCTGCTGCTGTTCGGTTTGATGTTGACCCGGGCTCAAATCGGCAAGACCGCCCTCGACCGCCAGCAGCGCTGGGTGGCCGGGCCGGTTGCGCTGGTCCTGTTTGCCGTCACGACCCCGGTGCTGTGGAGGTTCTTCGACGGAGAGACCATCCGCCTCGACCAAACGTCCGGAAACACCGAGGCCCTGGGGATGGAGATCTTTACGAAGTTCGTCCTGCCGTTCGAGATCGTTTCGGTGCTGCTGCTCGCCGCGCTCGTGGGCGCCGTGTTCCTGGCGAAGAAGGATTAGCGCATGCCTTTGAACTGGGTCCTGGTCCTCACCACCTTCCTTTTCTGCGTGGGTGTCTACGGCGTGCTCGCCCGGCGGAACGCCGTGATCGTGCTGATGTCGATTGAGATCATGCTGAACGCGGTCAACCTGAACTTCATCGCCTTCAACGGCGCGCTCGAGGGTGAGCGGCTGATCGGGCAGGTATTCGCCCTGTTCGTGATCGCCATC includes:
- the nuoK gene encoding NADH-quinone oxidoreductase subunit NuoK; this encodes MPLNWVLVLTTFLFCVGVYGVLARRNAVIVLMSIEIMLNAVNLNFIAFNGALEGERLIGQVFALFVIAIAAAELGVGLAIVLLIYRNSFTVSLDEVNLLKW
- a CDS encoding NADH-quinone oxidoreductase subunit J, whose translation is MQGLIFLVVAATSGFAAIRLVTNKNLVHAALYLVVTLMGMAIIFLLLTAEFVAWVQVLIYVGAVIVLLLFGLMLTRAQIGKTALDRQQRWVAGPVALVLFAVTTPVLWRFFDGETIRLDQTSGNTEALGMEIFTKFVLPFEIVSVLLLAALVGAVFLAKKD
- a CDS encoding NADH-quinone oxidoreductase subunit I, producing MATTEDRIDELVPRDALKTLSPGRDKRTTFGIGLIKGLAVTLRHMLKPAITIQYPDEIDELPARSRGVIALKEENCTVCMLCARECPDWCIYIEGHKEARESVAGKRAKKFNVLDRFAIDYALCMYCGICVEVCPYDALFWGQEDNYSEHDVLQLTHEKETLNQWMYNVPPPVELELGAMGPEVKPLPAAAPAAEAAPAPAKEGA